In Streptomyces sp. NBC_01231, the sequence ACGAGCAGGGTGACCTGCGAGCCGAGGGCCTGCCAGACGGTGGCCATCTCGGCGGCGACCACTCCGCCGCCCACGACGACCAGCCGGCCGGGCACCGCCTTGGCGCTGGTGGCCTCGCGGCTGGTCCACGGCCTGACATCGGCGATTCCGGGCAGCTCGGGCAGGACGGCGCGGGTGCCGGTGCAGACGGCCACGGCGTGCCGGGCGGTGAGCACGTGCCGCTCGCCGTCGGGGCCGGTGACGGTGATCGTGCGCGGTCCGGTGAGGCGGCCGTGGCCGCGGTAGATGTCGGCGCCGATGCTCTCCAGCCACTGGACCTGGCCGTCGTCCTTCCAGTGGGAGGTGTAGTAGTCCCGGTGGGCGAGGACCGCCGACGCGTCGAGGGGGCCCTGCACCGACTGGCGCAGACCGGGGACGCGGCGGGCGTCGGCGCGGGCGATGACCGGGCGCAGCAGAGCCTTGCTGGGCATGCAGGCCCAGTACGAGCACTCGCCGCCGATCAGTTCGCTCTCCACGACCGCGGTGGAGAGGCCGGCCGCACGGGTGCGGTCGGCGACGTTCTCCCCCACGGGTCCGGCACCGAGCACCACTACGTCGTAGGCGATGGATTCCGTTTCCGTCATGGGGCCAGTCTGGTGGGTGGTGTGCGCGCAGGCCACATGGGTACGTGCGCGGAATACCGACCAGGGCTGCCGCGTTGTGCCGACGGCTTCGCCCCGACATCAGGAAGAGGGATCACGCCATGAGCAGCACCGTGGAGCTCACCAAGGAGAACTTCGACCAGACGGTCACGGACAACGAGTTCGTTCTGATCGACTTCTGGGCGGAATGGTGTGGTCCGTGCAAGCAGTTCGCGCCGGTCTACGAGAAGGCGGCCGAGGGGAACCCCGACCTGGTGTTCGGCAAGGTGGACACCGAGGCGCAGCCGGAGCTGGCCGCGGCCTTCGGCATCCAGTCGATCCCCACGTTGATGATCGTCCGTGACCAGGTCGCCGTGTTCGCCCAGCCGGGCGCCCTGCCCGAGGCCGCCCTGACCGACGTCATCGGTCAGGCCCGCAAGCTGGACATGGACGAGGTCCGCAAGTCCGTAGCCGAGCAGCAGGCCCAGGCCGAGCAGAACGGCGAGTAGGGCCGCCGCACGTGCCCGCTCGAGGGCGCGTGTGCGCCGGCGAACGCGTATCCGCGGGCGGTGTGCCCGCGGATACGCGTTCCCACAGCTCGCATGCGCACAGCCCGCGTGCGCACAGCCCGCATGCGCACAGCCCGCATGCCCGCTGAGGCCGCGTTCCGGCGTCTAGAACGGGTACGTCGCCACATCCCCGCGGACGGTCGTCCAGCGCACCTCCGTGAACGCATCC encodes:
- the trxA gene encoding thioredoxin, translated to MSSTVELTKENFDQTVTDNEFVLIDFWAEWCGPCKQFAPVYEKAAEGNPDLVFGKVDTEAQPELAAAFGIQSIPTLMIVRDQVAVFAQPGALPEAALTDVIGQARKLDMDEVRKSVAEQQAQAEQNGE